The following coding sequences are from one Prochlorococcus sp. MIT 1314 window:
- the abc-f gene encoding ribosomal protection-like ABC-F family protein: MIRFEDISKIYSTDVVLKNINWEIKKGEKVGLVGSNGAGKSTQFKILIGEEDQTSGTIIKEGNPKIAHLKQEFDCNLNVSVREELESSFKDIQVVAFKLLEIENKMKLLDIKKDSDELEILVNQLAKYQAEFEALGGYKMKSDVEKILPKLGFSIEDADKLIGNFSGGWQMKVALGKIILQKPDLLLLDEPTNHLDLDTIFWLEEYLSSLKIAIIIISHDRYFLDKLCKKIIFIDRGISEIYNGNYSFFVEQKSLNEESQNKAYQLQQKEIEIQKKYIERFRASATRSSQAKSREKQLKKISKIEAPRAKSKSPAFRFSECPRSGKLVLNIKNLSHSYEDKILFLDVNLKISSGEKIAILGPNGCGKSTLFKIIMKKISPEIGEINFGKHNIITSYYEQNQAEALALEEKVIDLICNKSPEWSQKQVRTFLGGFGFQNETVFKYIKQLSGGEKARLALALMIMNPSNFLLLDEPTNHLDLQSKENLELAIKNYKGSLLIISHDRYFISKVANRIIEIKDSKLFSYNGNYEYFLEKR; encoded by the coding sequence GTGATTAGATTCGAAGATATAAGCAAAATATACTCTACAGATGTTGTTTTAAAAAATATTAATTGGGAGATTAAGAAAGGTGAAAAAGTTGGCTTAGTTGGTTCAAATGGGGCAGGTAAATCAACCCAATTTAAGATTTTAATTGGAGAGGAAGATCAAACAAGTGGGACGATCATCAAAGAGGGAAATCCTAAAATTGCTCATTTAAAACAGGAGTTTGATTGTAACTTGAATGTTTCAGTGAGAGAGGAATTAGAAAGTTCTTTCAAAGATATACAAGTTGTTGCTTTTAAACTTTTAGAAATTGAGAATAAAATGAAATTATTGGATATAAAAAAAGATTCCGATGAACTTGAAATATTAGTAAATCAACTCGCAAAATATCAAGCAGAATTTGAAGCTTTAGGTGGTTATAAAATGAAATCTGATGTAGAAAAAATATTACCAAAATTGGGTTTTTCTATCGAAGATGCTGATAAATTAATTGGAAATTTTTCAGGTGGTTGGCAGATGAAAGTTGCTCTAGGAAAAATAATCTTACAAAAACCAGATTTACTTTTACTTGATGAACCAACTAATCATTTAGATTTAGATACTATCTTCTGGCTAGAAGAATATCTATCTTCGCTTAAGATTGCAATTATTATAATTAGCCATGATAGATATTTTTTAGACAAATTATGTAAAAAAATAATTTTTATAGATAGGGGAATATCTGAAATATATAATGGGAATTATTCTTTTTTTGTTGAACAGAAATCTTTAAATGAAGAATCACAAAATAAAGCATATCAATTACAGCAAAAAGAAATTGAAATACAGAAGAAGTATATAGAAAGATTTAGAGCTAGTGCAACTAGAAGTTCTCAAGCCAAGAGCAGAGAAAAACAATTAAAAAAGATTTCTAAAATTGAGGCTCCTAGAGCAAAATCAAAAAGTCCTGCTTTTCGTTTTTCTGAGTGTCCTCGCTCAGGAAAATTAGTTCTAAATATCAAAAATTTGTCTCATAGTTATGAGGATAAAATTCTTTTTTTAGATGTGAATTTAAAGATTTCTTCCGGGGAGAAAATAGCAATATTAGGACCTAATGGATGCGGTAAATCTACATTATTCAAAATTATTATGAAAAAAATATCTCCTGAAATTGGGGAAATTAATTTTGGTAAACATAATATAATTACCAGCTATTATGAACAGAACCAGGCTGAAGCACTTGCACTTGAGGAAAAGGTTATTGATTTAATATGTAATAAATCACCAGAATGGTCTCAAAAACAAGTAAGAACATTTTTAGGAGGTTTTGGTTTTCAAAATGAAACTGTTTTTAAATATATTAAGCAACTTAGTGGGGGAGAAAAGGCAAGATTAGCATTGGCTCTTATGATTATGAATCCAAGTAATTTTCTGCTATTGGATGAACCAACTAATCATTTAGATTTGCAATCTAAAGAGAATTTAGAATTAGCAATTAAGAATTATAAAGGTTCATTATTAATAATTTCTCATGACCGATATTTTATTTCAAAAGTTGCAAATCGAATTATTGAAATTAAAGATTCAAAGTTATTTTCATATAATGGTAATTACGAATATTTTTTAGAAAAAAGATAA